One Ananas comosus cultivar F153 linkage group 23, ASM154086v1, whole genome shotgun sequence genomic window carries:
- the LOC109728106 gene encoding glyoxysomal fatty acid beta-oxidation multifunctional protein MFP-a-like: MAKGRTEMEVGDDGVAVITIVNPPVNSLSIDVLSSLKDSYEEALRRNDVKAIVVTGAGGKFSGGFDITAFGDIQGGKMEQPKVGYISMDIITDTLEGAKKPSVAAIDGLALGGGLEVAMACHGRISTSTAQLGLPELQLGVIPGFGGTQRLPRLVGLTKALEMILLSKPIKGKEAYELGLVDALVSSNELVKTARRWALDIAECRKPWIKSLYKTDKLEPLGEAKEILKFARAQAQKQAANFQHPLVCIDVIEEGIVSGPRAGLWKEANAFQSLLFSDTCRCLVHVFFAQRATSKVPGVTDLGLMPRKVTKVAILGGGLMGSGIATALILSNYPVILKEVNENFLKAGIERVKANLQSRVKKGKMTEEKYEGTLSRLTGVLDYDRFKEVELVIEAVIENVSLKQQIFADLEKYCSPHCILATNTSTIDLNLIGERTKSQDRIVGAHFFSPAHIMPLLEIVRTQRTSPQVVVDLLDIGKKIRKTPIVVGNCTGFAVNRMFFPYTQSALLLVDRGLDVYEIDRACTKFGMPMGPFRVADLVGFGVAVATGMQYLENFPERVYKSMLISIMLEDKRAGEATRKGFYKYDEKRKASPDPEIAKYIEKSRNMQGTTPDPELMKLADKDIVEMVFLPVVNEACRVLDEGIAVKASDLDIASVMGMGFPPYRGGVMFWADSLGVKYIYSKLEEWSNRYGDFFKPCSYLAERAGKGIPLSAPAMPSQTSRL; the protein is encoded by the exons atggcgAAGGGGCGAACGGAGATGGAGGTGGGAGACGATGGCGTCGCCGTGATCACCATCGTCAACCCCCCCGTCAATTCCCTCTCCATCGATG TATTATCAAGTCTAAAAGACAGTTATGAAGAAGCTCTGCGAAGAAATGATGTTAAAGCTATAGTTGTTACAG GGGCTGGAGGGAAATTTTCTGGAGGATTTGATATTACTGCCTTTGGTGATATTCAAGGAGGAAAGA TGGAGCAACCAAAGGTTGGCTATATTTCAATGGATATCATCACTGATACCTTAGAAG GGGCGAAAAAGCCATCAGTGGCTGCTATTGATGGCCTAGCTCTGGGTGGAGGATTAGAAGTTGCAATG GCATGCCATGGACGAATTTCAACTTCGACTGCTCAATTAGGCTTGCCAGAACTGCAACTTGGAGTAATTCCAGGATTTGGAG GAACCCAACGACTTCCTCGGCTTGTTGGACTCACAAAAGCTCTTGAAATGATATTG TTGTCCAAGCCAATAAAAGGCAAAGAAGCTTATGAATTGGGTCTTGTTGATGCCTTGGTCTCATCTAACGAACTGGTGAAGACCGCTCGTCGTTGGGCTCTCGATATTGCCGAGTGTAGAAAACCGTGGATTAAGAGTCTTTACAAAACCGATAAATTAGAACCACTTGGTGAGGCTAAGGAGATTCTCAAGTTTGCAAGAGCTCAAGCTCAAAAACAAGCTGCCAATTTTCAACATCCGCTAGTTTGTATTGATGTTATCGAAGAGGGTATAGTATCAGGACCGCGTGCAGGACTTTGGAAG GAAGCAAATGCTTTCCAGTCGCTTCTTTTCTCTGACACGTGTAGATGCTTGGTTCATGTCTTCTTTGCTCAACGAGCAACATCAAAG GTTCCTGGGGTTACCGACTTGGGTTTGATGCCCAGAAAGGTAACCAAAGTTGCTATTCTTGGGGGAGGACTTATGGGTTCTGGAATTGCTACTGCGCTGATTCTGAGCAATTATCCAGTGATACTGAAAGAAGTAAATGAAAACTTTCTTAAAGCAGGGATTGAAAGAGTCAAAG CAAATTTACAAAGCCGCGTCAAGAAAGGGAAGATGACTGAGGAGAAATATGAGGGGACTCTTTCTCGACTCACAGGTGTTCTTGATTATGATCGTTTCAAAGAAGTGGAGCTAGTCATTGAG GCGGTGATTGAAAATGTGTCATTGAAGCAGCAAATATTTGctgatttagaaaaatattgcTCTCCCCATTGCATACTTGCTACAAACACCTCAACAATAGATTTGAATCTAATTGGAGAAAGAACAAAGTCTCAAGATAGAATTGTTGGTGCACATTTCTTCAG TCCTGCTCATATAATGCCACTCCTAGAAATAGTCCGGACTCAGAGGACTTCTCCACAAGTTGTCGTTGACTTACTGGATATTGGCAAGAAGATTCGTAAAACACCAATAGTAGTCGGGAACTGTACCGGCTTTGCTGTCAATAGGATGTTCTTCCCTTATACTCAGTCAGCGCTCTTGCTCGTCGACCGTGGTCTAGATGTCTATGAGATCGATCGTGCTTGCACTAAATTTGGAATGCCAATGGGCCCTTTCAG AGTGGCGGATTTGGTTGGTTTCGGGGTTGCTGTAGCCACGGGTATGCAGTACCTTGAGAACTTTCCAGAAAGAGTTTATAAATCAATGTTGATATCAATTATGCTCGAGGACAAACGAGCAG GTGAAGCAACTCGAAAAGGGTTCTATAAGTACGATGAAAAGCGTAAGGCAAGTCCGGATCCTGAAATAGCAAAGTACATTGAGAAGTCAAGGAATATGCAAGGCACCACCCCAGATCCTGAG CTAATGAAGTTAGCAGATAAAGATATAGTAGAGATGGTGTTCCTTCCTGTTGTCAACGAGGCGTGCCGTGTTCTTGATGAGGGCATTGCTGTAAAAGCATCCGACCTCGACATTGCTTCGGTTATGGGCATGGGATTCCCCCCTTACAG gGGCGGCGTAATGTTTTGGGCTGACTCTCTTGGAGTGAAATACATCTACTCAAAATTGGAGGAGTGGTCGAATCGATACGGTGACTTCTTCAAGCCGTGTTCTTATTTAGCAGAAAGAGCTGGAAAAGGCATTCCGCTG AGTGCCCCGGCAATGCCAAGCCAAACGTCGCGGTTGTAG